Proteins from a genomic interval of Syntrophorhabdaceae bacterium:
- a CDS encoding peptide chain release factor-like protein, with protein EVIVVIEGKDAWNMLQHESGVHRVQRVPDTEAQGRIHTSTVTVAVLPEPEELELTINPAEIRIDLFRSSGPGGQHVNTTDSAVRLTHIPTGMVVTCQDEKSQHKNKAKAMRVLRARLKEKMEIEKEQEISEERRKQVGTGDRSERIRTYNFPQGRVTDHRIGLTLYKLPDVLNGNLNDLVSPLNAHFQAEALKKG; from the coding sequence CGAGGTCATTGTTGTGATCGAAGGCAAAGATGCCTGGAACATGCTTCAGCATGAGAGCGGTGTTCACAGGGTGCAGAGAGTCCCCGATACGGAGGCCCAGGGACGCATACACACCTCCACAGTGACCGTGGCGGTTCTTCCCGAACCGGAAGAACTGGAGCTCACCATAAACCCGGCCGAAATCCGCATCGATTTGTTTCGGAGCAGCGGCCCGGGCGGCCAGCACGTGAACACCACGGACTCGGCCGTACGCCTGACCCACATACCCACGGGCATGGTTGTTACCTGTCAAGACGAGAAATCGCAGCACAAGAACAAGGCAAAGGCCATGAGGGTGCTACGGGCGCGCCTCAAGGAAAAGATGGAAATCGAAAAGGAACAGGAGATATCCGAGGAGCGACGCAAACAGGTGGGAACCGGGGATAGAAGCGAGCGCATACGGACCTATAACTTCCCGCAGGGACGCGTGACCGACCACCGGATAGGCCTCACCCTCTATAAGCTTCCCGACGTGCTCAACGGCAATCTCAACGATCTCGTATCCCCGCTCAACGCCCACTTTCAGGCAGAAGCATTGAAGAAAGGATAG
- the prmC gene encoding peptide chain release factor N(5)-glutamine methyltransferase codes for MHARDIILREKAMSTTDVLSIICFVCSSTKEQILTRLTTEIDQVKLQEIERFLDQRRNGKPLAYITKKREFYSEDFIVDANVLVPRPETEVLVEEALTILGERRELSRIVDMGTGSGAIGLTIARRARKEVVCVDVSLAALTVARQNARALGVDKQAVFVCSDLFAGIRQTEKFDMILSNLPYVASEEWDLLAKDVKDYEPKTALAGGPGGIEVYKRFSLEAPAHLARHGYMLCEIGGGEQASAVKGMFESAGLKVVVKNDYAGTERVLIGSWINLS; via the coding sequence GTGCACGCCAGGGATATCATTCTCAGGGAAAAGGCGATGTCCACGACGGATGTCTTGAGCATTATCTGTTTTGTGTGCTCATCGACCAAGGAACAGATCCTTACTCGTCTCACCACAGAAATAGACCAGGTGAAGCTTCAGGAGATCGAAAGATTTCTCGACCAGAGACGCAACGGAAAACCGCTCGCCTATATTACCAAGAAGAGGGAGTTCTATTCGGAAGATTTCATCGTGGACGCGAATGTGCTTGTGCCGCGACCGGAGACCGAAGTTCTCGTGGAAGAGGCACTCACTATCCTGGGCGAGAGAAGAGAGTTGAGCCGGATCGTGGACATGGGCACCGGATCGGGCGCCATAGGGTTGACGATAGCCAGAAGGGCCCGAAAGGAAGTTGTCTGTGTGGACGTGTCCCTAGCCGCACTCACGGTAGCCAGGCAGAATGCCCGCGCGCTCGGGGTAGATAAACAAGCAGTATTTGTCTGTTCCGACCTATTCGCCGGCATCAGACAGACAGAAAAATTCGACATGATTCTCTCCAACCTCCCCTATGTAGCGAGCGAAGAATGGGACCTGCTTGCGAAGGACGTGAAAGACTATGAACCGAAGACGGCTCTCGCGGGGGGTCCGGGCGGCATCGAAGTGTACAAAAGGTTTTCGCTTGAGGCGCCGGCGCATCTCGCGAGGCACGGATACATGCTTTGCGAGATAGGGGGGGGCGAGCAGGCGAGCGCCGTAAAAGGCATGTTTGAGTCAGCGGGACTTAAGGTGGTTGTGAAAAATGACTACGCCGGAACAGAAAGGGTGCTTATCGGATCATGGATAAATTTGTCATAG